A section of the Cottoperca gobio chromosome 17, fCotGob3.1, whole genome shotgun sequence genome encodes:
- the colec12 gene encoding collectin-12, with translation MKDDFADEEEVQSFGYKRFGIQEGTECTKCKNDWALRAAIALLYVLCALLTIAVAVLGYKVVQRMDNVTEGMQNDGGKIHAVETDLNKLDNQAGVKSVNATSDIKTFKLDLDALHNQLNDVALRATRNRDVLDELHITGDDMQNGHVSLQSFMQGNAASLRGVNQTLASYSGMIDDLQTDTARLQSEIQGQVKVQSQTQVSISALNITQSQQRNLLGTLQKTVEDAGQAVQKLKNDYQGLQQTARQTRTDTEWLKEKVQNLQVLAANNSALARSNGEALDDLGTQLSTLASQIQNTSALSEEHGQSLHELMDRQRDHDNATSSKFDEMEARLDRHENDMDRVTGNVSFATQLLGTITSDLNSLRSCAETVMRHSDLLLGLNDSVTEAKADSKELRAQQDELVARLDKEVSNLSIVMEEMKLVDSNHSQLITNFTILQGPPGPRGPRGDKGPQGPVGQSGQKGAKGDKGMPGLVGPKGEKSAAGPPGATGPKGAAGTRGLSGAKGSRGSGGRPGNSGEKGDPGTPGFPGRDGLSGLPGPQGPQGPRGAAGPAGLEGPRGPVGPIGPPGPSGLPGLPAPEPPLSKPPQPTQPTQPAKVAKVPETPKPPQPAKQPQPAKQPQPPKPPQPLKPSVEPEGSVSHQIQPPVATTPAPGCPPEFRRFGDSCYYFSSGSQRLNFDESNQFCTNISSLMLIINDNEEQQFVRNTIAGKGYFWLGLTDRGEENVWKWVDGTLPAFKKWKPGQPDNWTHGHEDGEDCAGLIHNANWNDFYCTDRIGFICERASDDLIFPVL, from the exons TGGTCCAGAGAATGGACAATGTCACAGAGGGCATGCAGAATGATGGAGGCAAGATCCATGCTGTGGAGACAGACCTAAATAAACTAG ATAATCAGGCAGGAGTGAAGTCAGTTAATGCCACAAGTGACATCAAGACGTTCAAGTTAGATCTGGACGCATTACACAACCAGCTGAATGATGTTGCTCTCAGGGCAACTAGGAACAGGGACGTGCTGGATGAGCTTCATATCACTGGAGATGACATGCAGAACGGACACGTCTCCCTGCAGAGTTTTATGCAAGGCAACGCGGCCTCACTGCGCGGGGTCAACCAGACTTTGGCCTCCTACAGTGGCATGATTGACGACCTCCAGACAGACACTGCACGGCTCCAGTCAGAGATACAGGGCCAGGTCAAAGTGCAGAGCCAGACCCAGGTTAGTATCAGTGCACTAAACATCACCCAGTCCCAGCAGCGCAATCTGCTCGGCACGCTGCAGAAGACGGTCGAAGACGCTGGCCAGGCGGTGCAGAAACTGAAGAATGACTATCAGGGTCTGCAGCAGACAGCCAGGCAGACCCGGACTGACACAGAGTGGCTAAAGGAAAAAGTCCAGAACCTCCAGGTTTTGGCAGCCAATAACTCAGCCCTGGCCCGTTCCAATGGAGAAGCTCTGGATGACTTGGGGACTCAGCTCAGCACACTCGCCAGCCAGATCCAGAACACCTCAGCTCTCAGTGAGGAGCATGGCCAGAGTCTGCATGAGCTGATGGACCGCCAGAGAGACCACGATAACGCCACCTCATCTAAGTTTGATGAGATGGAAGCACGGTTAGACAGACATGAGAATGACATGGACCGTGTGACTGGAAACGTGAGCTTCGCCACACAGCTCCTCGGTACCATCACCTCCGACTTGAACAGCCTGAGGTCCTGCGCTGAAACAGTGATGCGACATTCAGACCTCTTACTGGGGCTGAATGATAGTGTGACAGAGGCCAAAGCAGATAGCAAAGAGCTGCGTGCACAGCAAGATGAGCTGGTTGCCAGGTTGGATAAAGAGGTCAGCAACCTCTCTATAGTGATGGAGGAGATGAAACTGGTGGACAGCAACCACTCACAGCTCATTACCAACTTCACCATCCTGCAGG GTCCACCAGGTCCAAGGGGTCCCAGGGGTGACAAGGGTCCCCAGGGGCCAGTGGGTCAGTCAGGACAAAAAGGTGCTAAAGGAGACAAAGGCATGCCGGGGTTGGTGGGACCTAAAGGAGAGAAAAGTGCTGCTGGTCCACCAGGTGCGACAGGTCCAAAGGGTGCAGCTGGGACTCGTGGTCTTTCTGGGGCTAAAGGATCGAGAGGGTCTGGAGGTCGACCTGGAAATTCTGGTGAAAAAGGTGACCCGGGGACTCCGGGGTTTCCTGGTAGAGATGGACTGTCCGGGTTGCCAGGACCacaagggccacaggggcccagaggagcagcaggaccTGCAGGGCTTGAAGGGCCTCGCGGGCCTGTTGGACCGATTGGCCCTCCCGGTCCTTCAGGGCTACCCGGGTTACCTGCGCCTGAACCTCCGCTCTCAAAACCTCCTCAGCCCACTCAGCCCACTCAGCCCGCTAAGGTTGCTAAGGTCCCTGAAACCCCTAAACCACCTCAACCCGCCAAACAACCTCAACCCGCCAAACAACCTCAACCCCCTAAACCACCTCAACCCCTCAAACCATCAGTGGAACCAGAAGGATCTGTGTCCCACCAGATCCAACCCCCTGTCGCTACTACTCCTGCGCCTG GTTGCCCACCTGAGTTCAGAAGGTTTGGAGACAGCTGCTATTACTTCTCCTCTGGGTCTCAGAGACTCAACTTTGACGAGTCCAACCAGTTTTGTACTAACATTTCATCTCTAATGCTCATTATTAATGACAATGAGGAACAG CAATTTGTGAGAAATACAATTGCAGGAAAAGGCTATTTCTGGCTGGGCCTTACTGACAGGGGGGAGGAAAATGTCTGGAAATGGGTGGATGGAACCTTACCTGCTTTTAA GAAGTGGAAGCCTGGTCAGCCTGATAACTGGACCCATGGCCACGAAGATGGCGAGGACTGTGCTGGCCTTATCCATAATGCCAATTGGAATGATTTCTACTGCACTGACCGCATCGGCTTCATCTGTGAACGTGCCTCTGATGACT TGATATTTCCAGTTTTATAG